The Homo sapiens chromosome 4, GRCh38.p14 Primary Assembly genome contains the following window.
tggttggtgagtttttgggctctatccttgacagagtcctcctttttaagttggaggctgagcttggtgaggtgtgtttttaaaagaccattagtctgttctacctttcctgaagattgaggatggTGAGGGGTATGAAGGTTttactgaataccaagagcctgagaaactgcttgggtgatttgactaataaaggccggtctgTTATCGGATTGTATAGAGATGGaaaggccaaactgaggaattatgtctgacagaagggaagaaatgaccacggtggccttctcagaccctgtgggaaaggcctctacccatccagtgaaagtgtctacccagaccaagaggtattttagtttcctgactccgggtatgtgagtaaagtcaatctgccagtcctgggcgggggcaaatccccgagcttgatgtgtagggaagggagggggcctgagcAATCCCTGAGGAGGAGTGGagtagcagatggaacactgagcaGTTATTTTTTGAGGATAGATTTTTACGACGGAAAGGAAAAGTGAGGTTTTAAGAGGTGGGTTAGTGGCTTGTAACTTACATGGAAGAGtttatgaaatgatgacagaatagaatgggcctgtgaggctggaggagatattttccttggtccaagaattatttgccttgtgtgggaagagattgataggtggaagtttcaatGGGGGAGTAGATGGGAgtgacagatgaggaagaaaaaaactggCTGTGAGGGATAGAAGTTGGAATGCTCGCTGCttttttagctaccttatcagcatagGCATTGTCCTGAGCagtgggatctgatgccttttggtggcccttgcagtgaatggcttcagcttcctttggaagtaaagtggcCTTGAGaggagtttttattaaagaggcattaagaTGGAGAAcccttgtgtagtgaggaaacctccTTCAGCCCATATAACCGCATGGTGGTGCAgaatatggaaggcatatttagagtcagtataaatattgacacgtagtccctttgcaagagtgagggcctgagttaaggcaatgagttcagcttgctgagaggtagtggagcggggcagagcagtagcctcagtgatagatgtggaagatactacagcatagcctgcctttgctggtgagtggtgattaggcctggtggaactgccatcaataaaccaagtgtgatcagggtaaggaacaggaaagaaggaaatatggggaaatggagtggatgtcaggtggatcagagagatacagtcatgggggtgggggccagcctaaaacagtaaggtcaagttgtttgaacagaaaggctacagggcgtggtcctggctcttgtgtaagaattttgACTGCGCAGCCCTGCActtcggctgtgtgtaatgaaaagggttgggatgagttagggagagctagtgtgggagcagTTTCTAGGGCTGTTTTTAAGGAATGGCAAGAGGAGTGGCTAAAGGATTTAGGATCTTTGGGGTCAGCTAGCtttgcttttgtgagtttatataatggtttagtCAGGATGGTAAAACTTAGTATCCAAAGGCGGAAGTACTTAACCATACCTAGGAAGaaaaggagttgttttgtagaaggggttggggtttgggagatGAGCCAGACacaatcagcagggagagcacatgtgttttcatgaagaattatgccgagataggtaatggatgaggaagaaatttgggcttgactgaagtaatgggggctgtcctcgaagccttgtggcagtacagcccaagTAAGTTGCTGAGGCTGacgggtgtcagggtcagtccaagtgaaagcgaagagaggctgggatgaagggtgcaaaggaatagtaaagaaagcatgtttgagatccagaacagaataatgggttgtggagggaggtattgaggataggagagtatatggctTTGGTACCATGGGGTGAATAGGCAAGACAATTTGGTTAATgaggcacagatcctgaactaacctgtaaggcttgtccggtttttggacaggtaaaatgggggaattgtaaggagagtttataggcttcaAAAGGCCACGCTGtaacaggtgagtgataacaggctttaatccttttaaagcatgctgtgggatgggatattggcattgagcggggtaagtgtgattaggttttaatgggatggtaaggggtgcacgATAGGTTGCCAAGGAGGGAGCAgaggtgtcctatacttgtggattaaggtggggacacacaaggggaggatgtgaaggaggctttgaactggggaaagGGTGGCATTGAGGTGTGGCTGTGGCCTAAGAACAGTCAGGGAAGCGGATAATTGAGTTAAAATGCCTCGACCTagtaagggagctgggcaggtggtgataactaaaaaggagtgcataaaagaatgttgtccaagttggcaccagagttggggagttttaagaggtttagaagcctggcggtcaatacctacaacagttatggaggcaagggaaacaggcccttgaaaagaacgtaatgtggagtgggtagcctctgtattaattaagaaggggatggatttaccctccactgtaagagttacctaaagcatctgtgatggtccaggaggcttcTAAGGTgatcgggcagcgtcagtcttcagccgctaagccaagaagatctgggaagcagtcagtcagagagccttgggccagagttccaggggctctgggagtggcagCCAGGCCAGTTAGACAGTCCGATTTctagtggggtcccacacagatgagacacagcttaggaggaatcccaggctgcgggcattccttggcccattggccagatttctggcacttgaaaCAAGATCCTGATGGAGGAGGTCCTGTAGGAATGCTTGACCACTGCAGTTTAGGCATTTTGAAGTTTTtgtgtgtgctggagatgtggctgggttTTGTCTCACAGCAGAGGCAAGGAATcgcaactcagaaatacattgctacttggctgcctctattattgtacatcttgaaggcgaggttaattaagtcctcttgtggggtttgagggctggaatctaatttttggagtttttttttgtttgttttttggttttttttttttaatgtcaggagctgactgggtgataaaatgcatattgagaataagaggCCTTCTGACCCTTctgggtctagggctgtaaagcgtctcagggttgctgccaaacgggccatgaactgggctgggtttttcatatttgatgaaaaagagcctaaacgctaactgatttgggagaggtcggataaataaaaaggaacattaatcttgactatgcctttagctccaaccacctctttaagaggaaattgttgggcaggtgggggagggctagtcgtggaatgaaactgtaagctggaccgggtgtgaggaggggaggtgatagaaggattatagggtggaggagcagaggctgaggaagaattgggatcTGGCTTGGCCtggcaaggagcagcctggggaggaggggagaggtcagatgggtccaTAGAAAAGGAGGATTGGAAAGACTCAGCAACACTTGGGGTTGGGATTGAGAGGACAGATGGGTTGGGATTGAGGGGACagatgggagggaaagaaggaagatttgggacaagttgcattgggaacagagactagggagggaccaatgtgtaaaagaatgcctggacgtcaggcacctcagaccgtttgcccattttatgacaagaattatctagatcttgtaggatggaaaaatcgaaagtgccgttttctggctatttggaaccattgtcgagtttgtattggggttaagcagcattgcagaagaaaataaggcatttaggttttaggtcaggtgtgagttgaagaggttttaagttcttgagaacataggctaagggagaagaaggaggaatggagggtggaaagttgcctatagtgaaggaggcaagcccagagaaaagagagggtagagacatggagagaaggggtgggggggtgcTTGCCCCCAGGAAAGTGGttcttgccactaagggtgaaggatcAAGGCAGGCATTCGCGCGGTGATCAGAtacctctgaaacgtgggtgaataatcaagcAGGTGTCCCTGCAGTGATTAAACAGCAAGGAAAGACTATCTTCCCAAGTCCATGACCAGTGCCAGAGTTTTGGGTTCATGGATAAAACGCgtctcctctgtctctaccagaaaatgaaaggaattgaaattaagagaagggagagattgaaggatggcgccaagattgaaaggaaaaagaggttgagggatagggAGAGAGGTTGgataagagagtaaaaagaggctgcttacccaatttaaaatcggtgagatgttccttgggcttgttggtctgaggaccagaggtcatgggtggatctttctcatggagcaaagagcaggggGACAGGGGATTGAtttcccaagggaggtcccctgatctgagtcacagcaccaaataTCACGTGTGTCCATgcgaagagaccaccaaacaggctttgtgtgagcaagaaagctttttaatcacctgggtgcaggcgggctgagtccaaaaagagagtcagtgaagggagataggggtggggacgttttataggatttgggtaggtagtggaaaattacagtcaaagggggttgttctctggcgggcaggggtggggggtcacaaggtgctcagtgggggagcttctgagccaggagaaggaatttcacaaggtaacgtcatcagttaaggcaggaaccggccattttcacttcttttgtcattcttcagttacttcaggccatctggatgtatgcATGTAGGCTTGGGCCCAGAGGCCTGACATTTAACATGGATAAATGTAAAGTTCTTAGAATCATACATACACTTTGGAAAAGATGGGGCTTAATCGCACTTTATAAGACTTGAAGGATGTTTGAGAATCACTATGAAACTGCTGAAAATACCAAGAAAATTTAAttcttatgtatataaataatgtGTCTGTTTTACATGAATCCCTTCTACAAGCTTGGTATTTAATATGGCATATATTGTTTTTTCAtagtagatttaaaatttttgatatctAATTtagataacataaaattaacccttTGAAAGTGTACAACTCCgtggtttttagtatatccaCCTGATTGCACAACGATCACCActgtctagttccagaacatttttatcaccacaAAAGAAAGGCTGtatccaggccgggcacggtggctcacgcctgtaatcccagcactttgggaggccgaggcgggcggatcacggggtcaggagattgaaaccatcctgggtaacacggtgaagccctatctgtactaaagatacaaaaaaattagctgggcatgatggcagatgcctgtagtcccagctactcaggaggctgaggcaggagaatggcctgaacccaggaagcggagcttgcagtgagccaagattgcgccactgcactccagcctgggcgacagagcaagactccatctcacaaaaaaataataaaaataaaataaaaaaaaaaaagaaaggctgtcTTTCTCCTTTCCCATTGGCCGTCTTTCTCCATTCCCTACTCCTCcaatcccctggcaaccactaaatCTACTTTCCATGTCTGTGGACTTGACTCTTCgggacattttacataaatggaatcatgcaatgcAGCACATTTTGCATCTGGCTTTTTTCACCTGGCgtgttttcaaggctcattcgTATTCTAGCATATATCAATACTTTGTTCCTATTTAGGACTAAATAAGattctattgtatgaataaaacatattttgtttatatacttagtttgatgaacatttgagttgtttctggatttttttttttttttttttgcctcttatgaataatgctgctatggacaACAGTTTTTGGGTAGGCATGCATTTTAAATTCTCTTATGTATATACTTAGGATtaaaattgctggatcacagagtaactccatgtttaactttttgatgaattgccaaactgtttttgaGAGCAGCTACACAATgttacattcttaccagcaacAATTGAGGGCTTCAGTCTCTCTACAACCTtaacaacacttgttattgtctttgtaATTATTGCCTTTCTAGGCAGTGTGaagtggtgtctcactgtggttttgatatgcatttccctaatgactaacaaTGTTGTGTATCTTTTCGTGTGCTCATTTTCAATTTGAATACATTCTTTGGGAAAATCTCTGTTTAAATCTTttggccattaaaaataattgggTTATTTTCATTGTTGAGTTGTATGAACTCTTTATATACTCTGGATACTACACTCTTAtgacatatattattttcaaaaattttctgtgCATCTGCAGGTCATCTTTTCACTTTACTGATGGTGTTCTTTGAAGCACCAAAGTTTTTAAACTTGATGAAATCCAGTCTGGCTTTATTCTTGCACGTGCTTTACCTAAAACGCCAAAACCTAATTCATGGTTTTGAAGATTTTTGCTTATGATTTGTTCTTAGaggtttatagttttagctcttacatttaggcatttgatgcattttaaattaaattttgtatatggtgtaaagtaGCAATCCAACTTAATTCTTGCATGTGGGTATTCAGTTATTCCATTGTCTTGAAACCCTTTTCAAAATCAATTGTCTATAAATGTAAGAGTTTATTTTTGGACCATCAGTTCTATCCTGTTGACCTATATATGCCTATCCTAATGCCAGTtacacacagtcttgattaccataactttgcagtaagttttgaaCTCAGACAGTCTGAGTgcttttattttgtcctttttcaaGATTAATTTGGTTATTCCggatcttttgcatttccatatgaattttaggatggttgtcaatttctgcaatagAAAAGCAGCAGGATTTTGATAGAgagtgcattgaatctgtagaccaATGAGTATCAATGGAATTATGTGTTATCAAATTTAGTAAACTACATAAACGATATGTACACAACTAAAACAAAACTaagatataagatcatattaatGTAATGATAATAAAAGTGGATTGTCTCCTGTTCTAATTTTAATAGGCACAAGGCATTTTTGTTAATCACTTcttattaaagaattttttataatattcaggaaaatacaacaaaaaaacccttacaTTCCTAAGGCCTCAGAGTCAGAGTAATATAAAGGAAATGTAAACACATGCTGAGTAATGCAAGCATTTGGCAATGGTGGTGACTGGAGCTGGGAGCAcagcttttatttctctgaaatagGAATTTGCCCCTTAGAGTTAGACCAATTTTGCCTTCCTCTAAATGGCAAACAGTTTGGAGATACTTTAAAGGACATTTTTTCACTTAGGATGTTTAGTACTATGAATAATAAATAGTCACAATTTCCTTAACTATGGTgacaaaatacaagcaaatttAGCCTCATGTCATTTCCTAAGGAACATCTTCTCTCTGTGAGTTCACAGGTTGCCACATGAACATCTTCCAGCATCTTGCGTTCTCAGATGTGGATGTTGCCAGGGTTCTCACTCCAGATGCTTTTGTGTGTCGGACCATCTGCACCTATCACCCCAACTGCCTCTTCTTTACATTCTATACAAATGTATGGAAAATCGAGTCACAAAGGCGAGTATGCATGGAAAATCGCATCACAAAGGCGAGTATGCATGGGGAGCACTTGCTGCTGTACTTTCATCACTTTTATAGTCTGAGTTCTTAAAAGTTTCGTTCATTTCCCTCAAAACACTTGAACCTGCAGTTTCAGTAGGTACTGTTCTGCCAGGTGCAGATTAGTTAAGAGATTAGCAGACTTCTCTGCCTATCTTCTCTTACTTTAAAACAAATGTTACCATTGAATCAAGGAAGCAATAGCCATGAGAAAAAAGAAGGATCTGACGCCTTTGAATGAAGATTCAAAACATGATCTTCATGTTTTGTATTAGCTTGGAGTAAAATCCACTTGCTGGCAATATAGCCCTTAAGCTTGTTGCCTCTTCTCTTTGTTTCAGAAACTAGAGCCCTGTTTATTCTGATCAAGGCTCTGGCCCACTGTCTTTATCTCAGATAACCCACCCTCTTCTGCACACAGCATGGAGCTAAGAGAAGGGTGTCTAGTTATGTAATATCATCGGCAGCATAAATTCCCAGAatttgttctttgatttttttgtttgtttttccagttAGAAGGTGGAACTTCATCATTGTCCTCTTTTCAGGTTGTCTGTGCCTATTAGTTTTCTCCAGAGGGAGAGGTGGCTTGATTTACATTTAATCTCTGCAATTTATTAGAGTCCTGTAGTTGGATTTACTTTGAAGAGAGTTTCCCAGAAGAATAAAATTTGCTGCGTTGCTTTTTGGGTGTGAGCTGCTTTTGTATTTGCCTAATGCCTTTAatgcaaatttctttctttctctcttgcttttttttaaaaaaaatagaaatgtttgtCTTCTTAAAACATCTGAAAGTGGCACACCAAGTTCCTCTACTCCTCAAGAAAACACCATATCTGGATATAGCCTTTTAACCTGCAAAAGAACTTTACCTGGTAATGTGATTTGAtaataatattacataaaatgtaaCCTATTTCATGACTTTTAACAGCAACAGTGATGAAACAATCCTCAAGGTAACAGAAACTTGTGTAAATGTCGTTCATTGCTTTTCCCATCTGATATCTTTTTGTGTTTATAATTGACACAGAACCCTGCCATTCTAAAATTTACCCGGGAGTTGACTTTGGAGGAGAAGAATTGAATGTGACTTTTGTTAAAGGAGTGAATGTTTGCCAAGAGACTTGCACAAAGATGATTCGCTGTCAGTTTTTCACTTATTCTTTACTCCCAGAAGACTGTAAGGAAGAGAAgtaaaggaaattttatttttcaaagacagtTGACATGACCATTTCATATTCTCTTTCCCCCTGTGAAGGCTTACTCTTTCTACTGTTCATTTCATCTAGGTGTAAGTGTTTCTTAAGATTATCTATGGATGGTTCTCCAACTAGGATTGCGTATGGGACACAAGGGAGCTCTGGTTACTCTTTGAGATTGTGTAACACTGGGGACAACTCTGGTGAGTAACCTCACTTTTTCGTGGACCTGTCAGGGATGTCTGTCATGTTGATAGTTTGCTTAGTCTTAAGGAATTATGTGTCTTGTTCTCCTTGGTTAGAAGGGACTTTGATTCACTTCTAATTCCAACCATTAGCGTCAACGCTCTCTTTTCAGTCTGCACAACAAAAACAAGCACACGCATTGTTGGAGGAACAAACTCTTCTTGGGGAGAGTGGCCCTGGCAGGTGAGCCTGCAGGTGAAGCTGACAGCTCAGAGGCACCTGTGTGGAGGGTCACTCATAGGACACCAGTGGGTCCTCACTGCTGCCCACTGCTTTGATGGGTAAGTGTTGGATGCATCTCATCCAGAGTCTTATCTTGGCTTTTCATTTTGAAGGATCTATGATCAGCTGCTTCACCGCCATGTGACTTTATGAATAGAGACGTGTTAAAGCGGGGATGGTATTCACAACATTTAACTTATAGGGTCCAAGCACTGACCAACCTGACCATTAGAACAGAGTGTGGTCTCTGTACAGGGCAGATGGCGCTGAGTGGGTATTCTCCACAGAAAGAGAAACGAAGACAGTACCCCACTCCTCcaacccaccacccaccaccaatCCCACCACCAATTCCACCACCAATCCTGCCACCCACCACCAATCTCACCACCAATCCCACCACCAATCCTACCACCCACCATCAATCTCAGCACCAATCCCACCACCAATCCCACCACCAATCCCACCACCTACCCCACCACCAATCCCGCCACCCACGACCAATCCCACCACCGATCCCGCCACCAATCCCACCACCAATCCCACCACCTACCCCACCACCAATCCCGCCACCCACGACCAATCCCACCACCGATCCCGCCACCAACCACCAATCCCACCACCAATCCCACCACCAATCCCTGATGTGTTCTTCAAAGACTTATTTGTCAGGCCCATAGAAATGTTACTTCTTGCTCTTTGATTCATAAATATACTAagtcataataatttttaaaagtgagagtTTCGTACTCTGTATATTTCAATGTATATAATTTGATCTATTTCAATTTATTGGTCAAATAGTAGACATGTTAGGTAAGTCTTAAAATACTGAGGCTTTGGAGTTAGACAGAACATGGCTTAAGTGACAGCTTTGCTGCTTATTAGAGGTGTGGCCCTAGAAGATTTGTAAATCCCTCTGAGCTTTATTTGATCTAAAATATGAATAGTAATAGTCCCGAATTTGTAACGTTGTTGGGAAGATTAAGTGACACATTTAAAATGCTTAGTACTGTGTGTAGAAcataaacacttcaaaaaatgtaAACTGTGATTTCTATATTCAATAAGAAATGTAGAAATGGACAAAgcatataaaaagcaaaagaaatactaGAAGACACttgatttttctcaaaaataaacacaccaagtatttttgttttagtgaAATTCATGCTTACATGCTGTATACTAGGATTGAACATACTGCCACCAAAATATAGCAGTCGGTGGTACATGTGGGTGGAGCAAGACCCCTCCACCTTGTCATCGTGTGAAGGGGCTCTGCCATACATGACCTTGCATGTGACTTTAAGGTGGTTGGCCTGGAAGAAAAGTCCCAAGATGGGAAATAGTAGGTGTCTTTTTTACTAAATGCACTCCAATTTGGGACCAAAAATTTTCATTCTTGAAGGCTCAGTATTGTGAGTTTATAAGAGATAATAGACATAAAAGTGTAATGATTTCATTGCAAATAAAAAAAGGCCCCTTTGCACCTGATATCTCCAtcatttttctagaattttgtgCACACATGCCTTGCACTACTTGGTGATGATAAAGATTTCCAGATCTTTGCACAGAATAAGGCTTTGCTTTAGATCAGAATTTTGGATGTACTTAGTATACATTCATCTTTTAaataatctatttacattttcatACTTTCCAAaatacagatatattttattttatttatatatttatttaatttattttttgagatggagtctctctctgttgcccagagtagagtgcagtggcacaatcttggttcactgcagcctctgcctcccgggttcaagcgattctcctgcctcagcctcctgagtagctgggattacaggcgcgcgccacacctggctaatttttgtatttttagtagagacgaggtttcatcatgttggtcaggctggtctcgaactcctggcctcaagggatccacccacctcggcctcccgaagtgctgggattacaggtgtgggccactgtgcccagctgtatAGAGATATTTTAAACAACACTAAAGTCCTCCTACTTTGACTAATTAGAAGAGCATTAGAAGATCAGCCTGACTTCTTGACAGTTCTGAATTTAGTGGAGCAATGAGGTTCAGCTTTGGTGAATGAGCTTAATTTTTCCATGATAAACTGCTAGTTTCTTCCCACTACAGTGTCTCTCAAAAATGGGACAgcaacattctttttgttttcacttgCAGTAAGCATGATGCAATTACATAAATGTACACTTTTCAATTTGTTAAATAGAATCTTCAGAGATTCACTACTGCCGCTATTGGTGATGAAAAATTACCAGAAGGAGGAATTAGGTAGGAGAAAATGTGTCCTATGTATTTCCTTCCCAGTTCTTTGAAAGAGAGTGATAGGAAAAAGGAACACTATTGAAGGAAGGACTGCCCAGTTTCAaacaggtatttatttttctctcctaggcTTCCCCTGCAGGATGTTTGGCGCATCTATAGTGGCATTTTAAATCTGTCAGACATTACAAAAGATACACCTTTCTCACAAATAAAAGAGATTATTATTCACCAAAACTATAAAGTCTCAGAAGGGAATCATGATATCGCCTTGATAAAACTCCAGGCTCCTTTGAATTACACTGGTATGTAGCATATGTAAGAAGGTGGAGAGCAGAATTGCGCTGGTTGATATTTTCATATCAGTTTGAACAAGAGGGCAGACCTAGAGAGACTGTCGTCGTTTTCTGACTGGTGGA
Protein-coding sequences here:
- the KLKB1 gene encoding plasma kallikrein isoform 2 (isoform 2 is encoded by transcript variant 2) translates to MYTPNAQYCQMRCTFHPRCLLFSFLPASSINDMEKRFGCFLKDSVTGTLPKVHRTGAVSGHSLKQCGHQISACHRDIYKGVDMRGVNFNVSKVSSVEECQKRCTSNIRCQFFSYATQTFHKAEYRNNCLLKYSPGGTPTAIKVLSNVESGFSLKPCALSEIGCHMNIFQHLAFSDVDVARVLTPDAFVCRTICTYHPNCLFFTFYTNVWKIESQRNVCLLKTSESGTPSSSTPQENTISGYSLLTCKRTLPEPCHSKIYPGVDFGGEELNVTFVKGVNVCQETCTKMIRCQFFTYSLLPEDCKEEKCKCFLRLSMDGSPTRIAYGTQGSSGYSLRLCNTGDNSVCTTKTSTRIVGGTNSSWGEWPWQVSLQVKLTAQRHLCGGSLIGHQWVLTAAHCFDGLPLQDVWRIYSGILNLSDITKDTPFSQIKEIIIHQNYKVSEGNHDIALIKLQAPLNYTEFQKPICLPSKGDTSTIYTNCWVTGWGFSKEKGRFRWSLSLQTQWNVAFGGHHQLG
- the KLKB1 gene encoding plasma kallikrein isoform X3, giving the protein MILFKQATYFISLFATVSCGCLTQLYENAFFRGGDVASMYTPNAQYCQMRCTFHPRCLLFSFLPASSINDMEKRFGCFLKDSVTGTLPKVHRTGAVSGHSLKQCGHQISACHRDIYKGVDMRGVNFNVSKVSSVEECQKRCTSNIRCQFFSYATQTFHKAEYRNNCLLKYSPGGTPTAIKVLSNVESGFSLKPCALSEIGNCRTTSLCDCGCHMNIFQHLAFSDVDVARVLTPDAFVCRTICTYHPNCLFFTFYTNVWKIESQRNVCLLKTSESGTPSSSTPQENTISGYSLLTCKRTLPEPCHSKIYPGVDFGGEELNVTFVKGVNVCQETCTKMIRCQFFTYSLLPEDCKEEKCKCFLRLSMDGSPTRIAYGTQGSSGYSLRLCNTGDNSVCTTKTSTRIVGGTNSSWGEWPWQVSLQVKLTAQRHLCGGSLIGHQWVLTAAHCFDGLPLQDVWRIYSGILNLSDITKDTPFSQIKEIIIHQNYKVSEGNHDIALIKLQAPLNYTEFQKPICLPSKGDTSTIYTNCWVTGWGFSKEKGRFRWSLSLQTQWNVAFGGHHQLG
- the KLKB1 gene encoding plasma kallikrein isoform 4 precursor (isoform 4 precursor is encoded by transcript variant 4); amino-acid sequence: MILFKQATYFISLFATVSCGCLTQLYENAFFRGGDVASMYTPNAQYCQMRCTFHPRCLLFSFLPASSINDMEKRFGCFLKDSVTGTLPKVHRTGAVSGHSLKQCGHQISACHRDIYKGVDMRGVNFNVSKVSSVEECQKRCTSNIRCQFFSYATQTFHKAEYRNNCLLKYSPGGTPTAIKVLSNVESGFSLKPCALSEIGCHMNIFQHLAFSDVDVARVLTPDAFVCRTICTYHPNCLFFTFYTNVWKIESQRNVCLLKTSESGTPSSSTPQENTISGYSLLTCKRTLPEPCHSKIYPGVDFGGEELNVTFVKGVNVCQETCTKMIRCQFFTYSLLPEDCKEEKCKCFLRLSMDGSPTRIAYGTQGSSGYSLRLCNTGDNSVCTTKTSTRIVGGTNSSWGEWPWQVSLQVKLTAQRHLCGGSLIGHQWVLTAAHCFDGLPLQDVWRIYSGILNLSDITKDTPFSQIKEIIIHQNYKVSEGNHDIALIKLQAPLNYTEFQKPICLPSKGDTSTIYTNCWVTGWGFSKEKGRFRWSLSLQTQWNVAFGGHHQLG
- the KLKB1 gene encoding plasma kallikrein isoform X5 yields the protein MWMLPGFSLQMLLCVGPSAPITPTASSLHSIQMYGKSSHKGEYAWKIASQRNVCLLKTSESGTPSSSTPQENTISGYSLLTCKRTLPEPCHSKIYPGVDFGGEELNVTFVKGVNVCQETCTKMIRCQFFTYSLLPEDCKEEKCKCFLRLSMDGSPTRIAYGTQGSSGYSLRLCNTGDNSVCTTKTSTRIVGGTNSSWGEWPWQVSLQVKLTAQRHLCGGSLIGHQWVLTAAHCFDGLPLQDVWRIYSGILNLSDITKDTPFSQIKEIIIHQNYKVSEGNHDIALIKLQAPLNYTEFQKPICLPSKGDTSTIYTNCWVTGWGFSKEKGEIQNILQKVNIPLVTNEECQKRYQDYKITQRMVCAGYKEGGKDACKGDSGGPLVCKHNGMWRLVGITSWGEGCARREQPGVYTKVAEYMDWILEKTQSSDGKAQMQSPA